The proteins below come from a single Streptomyces tubercidicus genomic window:
- a CDS encoding GNAT family N-acetyltransferase produces MTEIRTPRLLLRRWTDDDLAPMADINADPQVMRWIGDGSTLDLDRTAEEIEGWEEEWDDEGFGLFAVELLASGELAGCAGLSVPAFLPEARHEVAISWRLGRQYWGQGYASEAAQAVLEFALQDRGLDRVIALNPLGHESSLNVVRKLGMAFEREAAHPEYGHALTVHSIDLTEYQG; encoded by the coding sequence ATGACCGAGATCCGCACCCCCCGCCTCCTCCTCCGCCGCTGGACCGACGACGACCTCGCCCCCATGGCGGACATCAACGCGGACCCGCAGGTCATGCGCTGGATCGGCGATGGCTCGACGCTCGACCTGGACCGTACCGCCGAGGAAATCGAGGGTTGGGAGGAGGAGTGGGACGACGAGGGCTTCGGCCTCTTCGCCGTCGAACTGCTCGCCTCGGGCGAACTGGCCGGATGCGCCGGCCTGTCCGTACCCGCGTTCCTGCCGGAGGCCCGGCACGAGGTGGCGATCAGCTGGCGGCTGGGCCGGCAGTACTGGGGACAGGGCTACGCCTCCGAGGCCGCGCAGGCCGTGCTGGAGTTCGCCCTCCAGGACCGCGGCCTGGACCGTGTCATCGCTCTCAACCCGCTCGGCCATGAGTCCTCCCTGAACGTCGTACGCAAGCTCGGCATGGCCTTCGAGCGGGAGGCGGCACATCCGGAGTACGGCCATGCGCTGACGGTGCACAGCATCGATCTCACGGAATACCAGGGCTGA